The following are from one region of the Spodoptera frugiperda isolate SF20-4 chromosome 20, AGI-APGP_CSIRO_Sfru_2.0, whole genome shotgun sequence genome:
- the LOC118262110 gene encoding collagen alpha-2(IV) chain isoform X2: MGPGTLFYFLAALAIIHASEDTPKTKPKDEFKALSEAREARQYDSYQGQPDNEVVVDIEDDEKKQYYETNYDTSAYGFGYDVGPNGQFHHENRGPDGVTYGCYGYLDPDNFLRATHYVADSHGYRVVEPEKPVEVFPDEKYEYDESTGQALNTRPGQIIPWEKLFFPKGCGRTPGGVPAKPLPKPTPKPPRPIDSSSETTNVKPVQSGQGPNGPYGPGSWQGQPGKPGTPGRPGTPGTPGTPGTPGSPGSPGTPGGPGGPGGPGGPGGPSGGYYPGSSGTPGTAGSPGTPGTPGSPGTPGGPGTPGTSGYPGTAGTPGTPGYPGTEGTPGTPGYPGTAGTPGTPGTPGYPGTEGTPGTPGYPGTAGTPGTPGYPGTEGTPGTPGTPGYPGTAGYPGTAGTPGTPGYPGTEGTPGTPGTPGYPGTEGTPGTPGTPGYPGTAGTPGYPGYYPGGSGGYYPGQPTAPGTDGYYPGQGSGPGGPLGPDGTYGPDGTYYPGTPGTPGTPGTPGSPGGPGGPGGPGGPGGPGGPGGPNGPNGPSNGGYYPGQPGRPGTPGSPGSPGTPGGPGGPGGPGGPGGPGGPNGPNGPSSGGYYPGQPGSPGTPGSPGSPGTPGGPGGPGGPGGPGGPGGPNGPNGPSSGGYYPGQPGSPGTPGSPGSPGTPGGPGGPGGPGGPGGPGGPNGPNGPSSGGYYPGQPGSPGTPGSPGSPGTPGGPGGPGGPGGPGGPGGPNGPNGPSSGGYYPGQPGSPGTPGSPGSPGTPGGPGGPGGPGGPGGPGGPNGPNGPSNGGYYPGQPGSPGSPGSPGSPGTPGGPGGPGGPGGPGGPGGPTDTTTYPGQSSGQPSQPGQPGYPGKPGQPGYPGQPGQPGQPGQPGQPGQGGQPGKPGQPGYPGQPGQPGYPGQPGQPGQPGQPGQGGQPGKPGQPGYPGQPGQPGYPGQPGQPGQGGQPGQPGQPGGPGQPGYPGQPGQPGQGGQPGKPGQPGYPGQPGQPGYPGQPGQPGQPGQGGQPGKPGQPGYPGQPGQPGYPGQPGQPGQPGQGGQPGKPGQPGYPGQPGQPGYPGQPGQPGQPGQGGQPGKPGQPGYPGQPGQPGYPGQPGQPGQPGQGGQPGKPGQPGYPGQPGYPGQPGQPGQPGQGGQPGKPGQPGYPGQPGQPGYPGQPGQPGQPGQGGQPGKPGQPGYPGQPGQPGYPGQPGQPGGPGQQGQPGYPGQPGQPGQGGQPGQPGQPGGPGQPGYPGQPGQPGKPGQPGQPGYPGQPGQPGQPGYPGQPGQPGQPGYPGQPGQPGQPGKPGQPGQPGYPGQPGQPGQPGQPGQPGYPEQPGQPGGPGRPEDLTKPGQPGYPGQQGQPGGPGQPGQPGYPGQPGKPGQPGQPGYPGQPGQPGYPGQPGQPGQPGQQGQPGQPGKPGQPGQPGYPGQPGKPGEPGQPGYPGQPGQPGKPGQPGQPGYPGQPGEPGQPGQPGQPGQPGYPGQPGQPGGPGQPGQPGYPGQPGQAGQPGQPGYPGQPGQPGYPGQQGQPGGPGQPGQPGTPGQPGQPGYPGQPGQPGEPGKPGQPGQPGQPGYPGQPGQPGYPGQQGQPGGPGQPGQPGYPGQPGQPGQPGQPGQPGYPGQPGQPGEPGKPGQPGQPGQPGYPGQPGQPGYPGQQGQPGGPGQPGQPGYPGQPGQPGQPGQPGQPGYPGQPGQPGYPGQQGQPGGPGQPGQPGYPGQPGQPGQPGQPGQPGYPGQPGQPGYPGQQGQPGGPGQPGQPGTPGQPGQPGYPGQPGQPGEPGKPGQPGQPGQPGYPGQPGQPGYPGQQGQPGGPGQPGQPGKPGQPGQPGQPGYPGQPGQPGYPGQQGQPGGPGQPGQPGKPGQPGQPGYPGQPGQPGYPGQQGQPGGPGQPGQPGKPGQPGQPGYPGQPGQPGYPGQQGQPGGPGQPGQPGKPGQPGQPGYPGQQGQPGGPGQPGQPGTPGQPGQPGHPGQPGQPGEPGKPGQPGQPGQPGYPGQPGQPGYPGQQGQPGGPGQPGQPGQPGEPGKPGQPGQPGQPGYPGQPGQPGYPGQQGQPGGPGQPGQPGTPGQPGQPGYPGQPGQPGEPGKPGQPGQPGQPGYPGQPGQPGYPGQQGQPGGPGQPGQPGYPGQPGQPGEPGKPGQPGQPGQPGYPGQPGQPGQPGQSGGPGQPGQPGYPGQPGQPGGPGQPGQPGYPGQPGQPGYPGQPGQPGQPGHPGQPGYPGQPGQPGQPGYPGQPGQPGYPGQPGQPGQPGQPGYPGQPGQPGQPGYPGQPGQPGYPGQPGQPGQPGQPGYPGQPGQPGQPGQPGYPGQPGQPGYPGQPGQPGQPGYPGQPGQYPDSETAPSGTGVQPPATVPSHQMPPFPIYVIPYPLPIVPSPASCPCYLLKPGQNETNVQAQGPQATAPPHYQNQPQYPPYGIIGFVPVVFVPYCPGNASNMNSAQQNFPNAVPVQYSCNQCQASSDIYRYLGRLNGGRSTGFKDLKDLKDLKEIKSLTELDDLLKNQIKPLEKSMHTIAANPRVLAETNDKNEKKEKIETKTPRRRTRTGRTRVSKN, translated from the exons ATGGGGCCGGGAACACTCTTCTATTTcttg GCCGCGCTGGCTATAATACATGCCAGCGAGGATACGCCAAAGACAAAGCCAAAAGATGAATTCAAAGCATTATCCGAAGCGCGAGAAGCTCGCCAATATGACTCGTACCAGGGACAACCAGATAACGAAGTGGTCGTGGACATAGAGGACGATGAAAAGAAACAGTATTATGAAACCAATTACGACAcaa GTGCATACGGCTTCGGTTATGACGTCGGTCCAAATGGGCAGTTCCATCATGAGAACCGCGGTCCGGATGGCGTCACCTATGGTTGCTATGGTTACTTGGACCCAGATAACTTCCTTCGTGCTACTCACTACGTTGCTGACAGCCACGGATACAGAGTAGTGGAACCAGAGAAACCAGTCGAAGTATTCCCTGACGAGAAATATGAATACGATGAATC CACTGGACAGGCGTTAAACACTCGGCCCGGACAAATCATCCCCTGGGAGAAACTCTTCTTCCCCAAGGGATGCGGTCGTACTCCCGGTGGAGTTCCAGCCAAGCCTTTACCGAAACCTACGCCCAAACCACCTCGTCCCATAGACAGCAGTAGCGAGACCACGAATGTCAAACCTGTACAATCTGGACAAG gACCCAATGGACCTTACGGCCCTGGATCat GGCAAGGtcaaccaggcaagccaggaaCTCCCGGCAGGCCCGGTACTCCAGGTACTCCAGGCACCCCAGGAACCCCAGGCTCTCCCGGTTCTCCCGGCACACCAGGTGGACCAG GAGGTCCAGGTGGTCCCGGCGGCCCCGGTGGTCCATCAGGCGGCTACTACCCCGGCTCTAGTGGAACCCCAGGCACCGCTGGATCTCCAGGAACCCCAGGTACACCCGGTAGTCCCGGTACCCCCGGCGGCCCAGGTACTCCTGGGACCTCAGGTTACCCTGGCACAGCTGGTACCCCAGGTACACCTGGATACCCAGGCACAGAAGGAACCCCAGGTACACCTGGTTACCCAGGCACAGCTGGTACCCCAGGCACACCAGGTACACCTGGATATCCAGGTACAGAAGGCACCCCAGGAACACCTGGTTACCCAGGTACGGCAGGTACCCCAGGTACACCTGGTTACCCAGGCACAGAAGGAACTCCTGGCACTCCAGGTACACCTGGTTACCCAGGCACAGCTGGTTACCCAGGCACAGCTGGTACCCCAGGCACACCTGGTTACCCAGGCACAGAAGGAACCCCAGGAACACCAGGCACACCTGGTTACCCAGGCACAGAAGGAACCCCAGGCACACCAGGCACACCTGGATATCCAGGCACAGCAGGCACACCTGGTTACCCAGGATACTATCCCGGCG GCTCAGGTGGATATTACCCAGGACAACCAACTGCACCAG GCACAGACGGCTATTATCCAGGACAAGGTAGTGGACCAG GAGGACCATTAGGTCCTGATGGTACTTATGGTCCCGATGGTACCTACTACCCGGGCACTCCAGGAACACCAGGCACACCAGGCACACCAGGCAGCCCCGGCGGCCCTGGCGGCCCag GAGGTCCCGGAGGGCCCGGCGGTCCTGGAGGCCCCGGAGGACCTAATGGACCCAATGGCCCATCAAACGGCGGCTACTACCCAGGACAACCCGGCAGACCTGGCACTCCAGGCAGTCCAGGATCACCAGGTACTCCAGGAGGACCAGGAGGTCCAGGTGGACCAGGAGGTCCTGGAGGACCAGGAGGACCAAACGGACCCAATGGCCCTTCAAGCGGCGGATACTACCCAGGACAACCCGGCAGCCCTGGCACTCCAGGAAGCCCAGGATCACCAGGCACTCCAGGAGGACCAGGTGGACCAGGTGGACCAGGAGGTCCAGGAGGACCTGGTGGACCTAATGGACCCAATGGCCCTTCAAGCGGCGGCTACTACCCAGGACAACCCGGCAGCCCTGGCACTCCAGGCAGCCCAGGATCACCAGGCACTCCAGGAGGACCAGGAGGTCCGGGCGGACCAGGTGGCCCAGGAGGTCCCGGAGGGCCTAATGGACCCAATGGCCCTTCAAGCGGTGGCTACTACCCAGGACAACCCGGCAGCCCTGGCACTCCAGGCAGCCCAGGATCACCAGGCACTCCAGGAG GACCAGGAGGTCCGGGCGGGCCAGGTGGACCTGGAGGTCCCGGAGGGCCTAATGGACCCAATGGCCCTTCAAGCGGCGGATACTACCCAGGACAACCCGGCAGCCCTGGCACTCCAGGCAGCCCAGGATCACCAGGCACTCCAGGAGGTCCAGGAGGACCAGGTGGGCCAGGTGGACCAGGTGGCCCGGGAGGGCCAAACGGACCCAATGGCCCTTCGAACGGCGGATACTACCCAGGACAACCCGGCAGCCCCGGTTCACCAGGAAGCCCAGGATCACCAGGAACACCCG gtggTCCCGGAGGTCCAGGTGGTCCCGGTGGACCTGGAGGACCCGGTGGTCCCACCGACACAACAACTTATCCAGGACAATCAA GTGGCCAACCTAGTCAACCAGGACAGCCGGGATACCCAGGCAAACCAGGACAGCCTGGCTACCCAGGACAACCAGGACAACCAGGGCAACCAGGACAACCCGGACAGCCAGGACAAGGTGGCCAACCTGGTAAACCAGGACAGCCAGGATACCCAGGCCAACCAGGACAGCCAGGATACCCAGGACAACCAGGCCAACCAGGACAACCAGGACAGCCAGGACAAGGTGGTCAACCTGGTAAACCAGGACAGCCAGGATACCCAGGCCAACCAGGACAGCCTGGCTACCCAGGACAACCAGGACAACCAG gACAAGGAGGACAACCTGGTCAACCTGGACAGCCAGGTGGCCCAGGACAGCCAGGATACCCAGGACAACCAGGACAGCCAGGACAAGGTGGCCAACCTGGTAAACCAGGACAGCCAGGATACCCAGGACAACCAGGTCAGCCAGGATACCCAGGACAACCAGGACAACCCGGACAGCCAGGACAAGGTGGCCAACCTGGTAAACCAGGACAGCCAGGATACCCAGGCCAACCAGGACAGCCAGGATACCCAGGACAACCAGGACAACCCGGACAGCCAGGACAAGGTGGCCAACCTGGTAAACCAGGACAGCCAGGATACCCAGGCCAACCAGGACAGCCAGGATACCCAGGACAACCAGGACAACCCGGACAGCCAGGACAAGGTGGCCAACCTGGTAAACCAGGACAGCCAGGATACCCAGGCCAACCAGGACAGCCAGGATACCCAGGACAACCAGGACAACCCGGACAGCCAGGACAAGGTGGCCAACCTGGTAAACCAGGACAGCCAGGATACCCAGGACAACCAG GATACCCAGGACAACCAGGACAACCCGGACAGCCAGGACAAGGTGGCCAACCTGGTAAACCAGGACAGCCAGGATACCCAGGACAACCAGGACAGCCAGGATACCCAGGACAACCAGGACAACCCGGACAGCCAGGACAAGGTGGCCAACCTGGTAAACCAGGACAGCCAGGATACCCAGGTCAACCAGGACAGCCAGGCTACCCAGGACAACCAGGACAGCCAGGTGGCCCAGGACAGCAAGGACAACCGGGTTATCCAGGACAACCAG GACAACCAGGGCAAGGAGGACAACCTGGTCAACCTGGACAGCCAGGTGGCCCAGGACAGCCAGGATACCCAGGACAACCAGGTCAGCCCGGAAAACCGGGACAACCTGGGCAGCCAGGTTACCCAGGGCAGCCCGGTCAGCCAGGACAGCCAGGATACCCAGGGCAACCCGGTCAGCCAGGGCAGCCAGGATACCCAGGTCAACCAGGACAACCAGGTCAACCCGGAAAACCGGGACAACCCGGGCAGCCAGGATACCCAGGGCAACCCGGTCAGCCAGGACAGCCAGGACAACCAGGGCAGCCCGGATATCCAGAACAACCAGGACAGCCAG gaGGACCAGGACGTCCTGAAGACCTAACTAAACCAGGTCAGCCAGGATACCCAGGACAGCAAGGACAACCCGGTGGTCCAGGACAGCCAGGACAACCTGGATACCCAGGACAACCAG GTAAACCAGGACAACCTGGTCAACCAGGATATCCAGGACAGCCAGGACAGCCCGGATACCCGGGACAACCTGGTCAACCAGGACAGCCAGGTCAACAAGGACAACCAGGACAGCCTGGTAAACCAGGTCAGCCAGGCCAGCCAGGATATCCAGGACAACCTGGCAAACCAGGCGAACCAGGCCAACCAGGATACCCAGGACAACCAGGACAACCTGGCAAACCGGGTCAACCTGGCCAGCCAGGATACCCAGGACAAccag GTGAACCAGGCCAACCTGGTCAACCCGGACAGCCAGGACAACCAGGATACCCAGGACAGCCAGGACAACCCGGTGGTCCAGGTCAGCCAGGCCAACCAGGATACCCAGGACAGCCAGGTCAAGCAGGACAACCAGGTCAACCAGGATACCCCGGACAGCCCGGACAGCCAGGATACCCAGGACAGCAAGGACAACCTGGTGGCCCAGGACAGCCAGGGCAACCAGGTACACCAGGCCAGCCCGGCCAACCAGGATACCCAGGCCAACCAGGTCAACCAGGAGAACCTGGCAAACCAGGACAACCTGGCCAGCCAGGACAACCAGGATACCCAGGACAGCCCGGACAGCCAGGTTACCCTGGACAGCAAGGACAACCTGGTGGTCCAGGACAGCCAGGACAACCAGGATACCCAGGACAACCCGGACAACCAGGTCAACCAGGCCAGCCCGGCCAACCAGGATACCCAGGCCAACCAGGACAACCAGGAGAACCTGGCAAACCAGGACAACCTGGCCAGCCAGGACAACCAGGATACCCAGGACAGCCCGGACAGCCAGGTTACCCTGGACAGCAAGGACAACCTGGTGGTCCAGGACAGCCAGGACAACCAGGATACCCAGGACAACCCGGACAACCAGGTCAACCAGGCCAGCCCGGCCAACCAGGATACCCAGGCCAACCAGGTCAACCAGGATACCCAGGGCAACAAGGACAACCCGGTGGTCCAGGACAGCCAGGACAACCAGGATACCCAGGACAACCCGGACAACCAGGTCAACCAGGCCAGCCCGGCCAACCAGGATACCCAGGCCAACCAGGTCAACCAGGATACCCAGGGCAACAAGGACAACCCGGTGGTCCAGGACAACCCGGACAACCAGGTACACCAGGCCAGCCCGGCCAACCAGGATACCCAGGGCAGCCAGGTCAACCAGGAGAACCTGGTAAACCAGGACAACCCGGACAACCAGGTCAACCAGGATACCCCGGACAGCCCGGACAGCCAGGATACCCAGGACAGCAAGGACAACCCGGTGGTCCAGGACAACCCGGACAACCAGGTAAACCAGGACAACCCGGACAACCAGGTCAACCAGGATACCCCGGACAGCCCGGACAGCCAGGATACCCAGGACAGCAAGGACAACCCGGTGGTCCAGGACAGCCAGGGCAACCAGGAAAACCAGGCCAACCAG GTCAACCAGGATACCCCGGACAGCCCGGACAGCCAGGATACCCAGGACAGCAAGGACAACCCGGTGGTCCAGGACAGCCAGGGCAACCAG GTAAACCAGGACAACCCGGACAACCAG GATACCCAGGACAGCCCGGACAGCCAGGATACCCAGGGCAGCAAGGACAACCCGGTGGTCCAGGACAACCCGGACAACCAGGTAAACCAGGACAGCCCGGACAGCCAGGATACCCAGGACAGCAAGGACAACCTGGTGGCCCAGGACAGCCAGGGCAACCAGGTACACCAGGCCAGCCCGGCCAACCTGGACACCCAGGGCAGCCAGGTCAACCAGGAGAGCCTGGCAAACCAGGACAGCCTGGCCAACCAGGACAACCAGGATACCCAGGACAACCCGGACAACCAGGATACCCAGGACAGCAAGGACAACCTGGTGGTCCAGGACAGCCAGGGCAACCAG GTCAACCAGGAGAGCCTGGCAAACCAGGACAGCCTGGCCAACCAGGACAACCAGGATACCCAGGACAACCCGGACAACCGGGATACCCAGGACAGCAAGGACAACCCGGTGGTCCAGGACAGCCAGGGCAACCAGGTACACCAGGCCAGCCCGGCCAACCAGGATACCCAGGGCAGCCAGGTCAACCAGGAGAACCTGGTAAACCAGGACAGCCTGGCCAACCAGGACAACCAGGATACCCAGGACAACCCGGACAACCAGGATACCCAGGACAGCAAGGACAACCCGGTGGTCCAGGACAGCCAGGGCAACCAGGATACCCAGGCCAACCAGGTCAACCAGGAGAACCTGGCAAACCAGGACAGCCTGGCCAGCCAGGACAACCAGGATACCCAGGACAGCCCGGACAACCAGGACAACCAGGGCAATCAG GTGGCCCCGGACAACCAGGACAACCTGGATATCCAGGACAACCAGGACAGCCTGGAGGGCCTGGACAACCTGGACAACCGGGTTACCCAGGACAGCCCGGACAGCCGGGATACCCAGGACAGCCAGGTCAGCCAGGTCAACCTGGACACCCAGGGCAGCCGGGATACCCAGGACAACCAGGACAACCAGGACAGCCCGGATACCCAGGACAACCAGGACAGCCCGGATACCCAGGTCAGCCAGGACAACCAGGACAACCAGGACAGCCGGGATACCCAGGACAACCAGGACAACCAGGACAGCCGGGATACCCAGGACAACCAGGACAGCCGGGATACCCAGGTCAGCCAGGACAACCAGGACAACCAGGACAGCCGGGATACCCAGGTCAGCCAGGACAACCAGGACAACCAGGACAGCCGGGATACCCAGGACAGCCAGGACAACCAGGCTACCCCGGACAGCCAGGACAACCAGGACAGCCGGGATACCCAGGTCAACCAGGACAATACCCAG ATTCTGAAACGGCACCGTCTGGCACCGGAGTACAACCACCTGCCACTGTAC